Within the Streptomyces sp. YIM 121038 genome, the region GGGGCAGCCGCACGCGCCGCTCGAAGTCGTCCGGCAGGACAACAGCACCGCGGGCCTGGCCACCGGCGACACCGACGTGGCGGTGCTGCGCACCGTGCCCGCCGACCCGCGCATCCACACCGAGGCCCTGTACACCGAGGACCGGGTCGCCGCCCTGCCCGACGACCATCCGCTCGCGGCCCGTGAGCGGGTGCGCCTGGCGGAGCTCACCTCCGGCCCGGCCCTCCCGCTGGCCCTGTGGCCGGACACCGGCACCGCGTCGGTGGACCTCTGGCCCCCGGCACAGCGCCCGCACCGCACGGTCGAGGTGCGCAACGTCGACGAGTGGCTCAACCTCATCGCCACGGGCGGCGCGTTCGGCGTCGGCGCCGCGGGCACGGCGGAGAGCCACAGCCACCCCGGGGTGCGCTTCGTCCCGATCGACGACGCCCCCGCCGCCACGGTCTACCTCGCCCGCCCGTCCCACCCCACGCACCCCCGCACGGAGGAGTTCCTGGCGGCGGTACGGGAGGTGGTCAGCGCCTGAGCCATGCCCGACGGGTTCGCTGGATTCGGCCGGGTTCGACGTTCCGGACGTACGCACGGCGGCGCCACGGTCCGCTCCCGCGCCCGGAAGAGGGTGTGGAGCGTGCGTACGGAGACGTGGTGCCGGGCCGCGACGGCGGGCGGGGTCAGGGCGGGATCGGCGAGGTTGTCGTCGATGAAGGTGTCGACGCGGGCCAGCAGCATCCGGGTGCGGGCGGAGATCCGGCCCACGACCGGCGCGGGCTCAAGGTGGACGACGCGTCCCGCCAGGCCCCCCGGCAGCGGCGGCCCCGGTGCGACGACGGCTCAGCAACGTACAGCCGCGCTCGGCACCTCGAAGCGAATCTGTAATACCCAACCTGGCAGTTCACTCCTATACTGCGGGCATGCAGTCGACCACCATCAGACGTGCGGCCGAGCAGGACGCAGAGCCGCTCACCGCCCTGGTCCAGGGCTCACGTGCCTACCAGGGGCAGTACGCCCCCATGGTGTCGGGCTACCGGGTCACTGCCGACTACCTCGCTCGGCACGAGGTGTTCACGGCCGTCGACCCGGCCGGGCACCTCCTGGGCTTCTACGCGCTGGTGCTCGAACCGCCGGAGCTGGACCTGATGTTCGTGGCGGACACCGCGCAGGGGTCGGGCGTCGGGCGCCTCCTGGTCGCGCACATGAAGGAACGGGCCGCGGCGGCCGGGCTGACCCACGTGCGCGTCGTCTCCCACCCCCCGGCGGAGAAGTTCTACCGCCGTCTGGGAGCGGAGCGCGTGGGAACCGTCGCTCCGCTGCTGCCGAAGGTCACCTGGGAGCGGCCGGAGCTGCGGTTCGCCGTCGCCGCTCCGTCGCCGCTCCGCGAAGCACGGCCCCCGGGGGCAGGTGTCGCGGACCCCGTACCGCCGACGGCCCGTCAGCGATAGGCCGCCACCGCGCTGACGTAGAGCGCGCAGGCGCTCGCGGTGGCTCCGCCGCCGATGAGGAGGGCGTGCGCCACCGGTGTGCCGCCGCGCCAAGCGGTCAAGGCCGCAGCCCCACCGAGGTGGAGGGCCGCGGAGAAGGCCAGCAGGAGCGCGAGGAGTTGGGTGGCGGTCATCGGGTGGTCCTTCCGTCGGGGCCCCGTCTCGCGGGGCGCGGTCGGCAGCACACTGCGCGTCCGACGGCGTGTCCGGCTGCCCTCCGCGCGGAATCAGCCGTCCCGGCTGCGCTCCCGCTGATGGGGAGCCTAGGCTTCGGGCATCCGGTGGTGGCTGTTCGCGACGGCCCGGCCGGTCGGCGGCGGCAACGGCGGGATGAGGCGGGCCGGTTGGAGGACGTGTTCGCACGGTTGCGCCGGGTCGGCGCGCTCAAGCGCGGCCGTCTCGACGGCGACCCCTCGGACCGTCGACTCGCCCGAGCCGCCGGGGTCTCGCACGGGACACCGGGCGCGTGGCTCGACGGGCGACAGCTTCCGCAGCGCATCGACCCGCTCCTCGCCGTCCTCGACGAGATCCGGACGGAGGCCGCCCGCAGAGGCCTCCTCGCGACGCGGGCCGACGCCCTGGGGGCCGACACCGTCGGCGAGTTGCTCGACGAGCGGCGGTGGCGCGCCGCCTTCGAGGCCGAGCGCGGGCACCGCAACGAGCGTTCCCGCCTGGAGGCGGAGCGCCAGCGGGCGCGCGCCGCGCTGGAGCGTGACGGGCTACGGGCCCGCCAGGCGGCGCTCGCCGACCGGCCCCGCCCGGTACGTCAGTGGCCCGCGGGACGGCTGGGAGTCCACCCGGCCATCCCCGGCCGCACCCCCGTCCCGGGCCGCGCCCCGATCCCCGGTCCCGGCCACAGCTCGGCCCCCGCCGCCGACCCCACCCACGCCCACGCCCACGCCCACGCCCACGCCCACGGCAACAGCCCGACGGCCGCCGAGGACAGCGGATTCGTCCTGCCCCGTTACGTGCCCCGCCCGCACGACGTACGACTGCGGCGCCTCCTCGCCCCGGCCGTCACCGACGGGGCTCCCCCGATCCTGGTGGTGGTGCAGGGGCCGTCGTGCGCGGGAAAGACCCGCACCGCCTACGAAGCCCTCCAGGTGGCCGTCCCGGCAGGCTTCGACCTGCTCTTCCCCGCCGACACCGACAGCCTGCTGGCCACCCTCGCGGCCGACGCGCTGCCGCCACGGACCGTGCTGTGGCTCAACGAGGCCCAGCACCACCTCACCGACCCGCAGGGCGAAGCCGCGGCGGCCGCGCTGCTCCGCAGGCTCGACGGCGAGGGCCCGCTCGTCGTCATCGCCACGCTGTGGCCCGAGCACGCGGAGGCGCTCACCCGCCCGGCGTCGCACTCCGGGGACGCCCACCGCCACGCGCGGGCCCTGCTCTCCCAGGCCCACTGGGTGGACCTGTCACGGACGTTCGCGTCGGACCTGGACGCGGCCCGGGCCGCCGCGGCCGAGGACGCCTCGCTCGCCGAAGCCGTGGCGGCCGGTGCCGCCGAGCTGACCCAGGTGCTCGCCGCGGGCCCGGACCTCGTGCGCCACTACGAGCGGGCCGCGGGCCCCCACGGCCCGTACGGCAGCGCGCTGATCAGCGCGGCCATGGACGCCCACCGGCTCGGCGGAGTCGGCGCCCTCCCCCTCGCCTTCCTCGAAGCGGCGGCCGTCGGCTACCTCACCGACGCCGAGCGCGCCGCCGCCCGCCCCGACTGGTTCGGCCACGCCCTGGCCCGTGCCCGCACCCTCATCAAGCACACCACCAGCCCCTTGCAGGACGTCCCCCACCCGACCGGCATGGGACGGCTGCCCGGCACGGCGCGCCTCGCGGACTACCTCCAGCACCACGGCCGCCACGCCCGCCGGTTCCACTGCCCGCCCGACTCCTTCTGGCGCGCGGCGCGCGAGCACCTCACCCACCCCGAAGAGCTGCTCCGCCTCGGCGACGCGGCACGGTGGAGGGCCCGGTACGCCCACGCCGTGCGGCTGTACAGCGCCGCGGCCGACGCCGGGGAGTCGTACGCCCTGATCCGCCTCGGGCAGATGCGGGAGGACAACCTGGACATGGAGGAGGCCCAGAGGCTCTACCGCCTGGCCGTCGACGCCGGGAACACCGACGGCCTCCTCTGTCTGGCGGCCCTGTGGGAGGACGCTTGGTGCTGGGAGGAAGCCGAAGAGCTCTATCTGCGGGCCTCGGCGGCGGGGGTCGAGGACGCCCTCGCCTACGCGGGCCTGATGTGGGACGGGGCGGGCGAGCCCGCCAAGGCGTGGGCCACGTACGAACGGGCCCTGCGGTCGGGCCACACCGACGTCCTCATCTTCATGGCGCAGTCGCGGCGGCGCGAAGGCGCGCCGGAGCAGGCGGCCGAGCTCTACCGGCGCGCGGCCGACGCCGGACACACGGACGCGCTCCACCAGCTCGTGTGCCTGTGGGAGGAGACCGGACAGCAGGAGGAAGCGGACCGGCAGCTGCGCCGGTTCGCCGAGGACGGCGACACCTCGGCGTTGCTCAACGTGGCCCACATGCTGGGCGAGTCGGGTCAGCCGGAGCGCGCTGAACGGCTCTATCTGCGCGCCGCTTCGGCGGGTGACGACCGGGGCTGGTACCTGCGCGCCTTCATGTGGGAGAAGGCCGGCGGCCGGGCGAAGGCCGAGTCGTCCTTCCGCGCGGCCGTGGAGTCCGGGGACCTCGCCGCGCTCCTCCAGCTGGCCCGCTCGCGGGAAGCGGGCGGAGACATCACCGGCGCCGAGGCCCTCTACCGGCAGGCCGTCGACGCCGAGGCCGACAGCGAGGCCATGCTGTGCCTGGCCCGGCTCCAGGAAGCGGCAGGCGATCGTGAACGGGCCGAACGGCTGTACCTCATGGCGGCCGACACCGGCGACGTCCGCGTGGCCTCAGCCGTGCTCGCGCTGGCCCGGCTGCGGGGTGCGGAGGAGGAGGCGTATCTGCGGTTCGGCCTGGCGGCCGACGGCTCCGCGAGCGACCCGTGGGAATGGCCGCTGACGCCTGAGCCCGTCCCGGCCGCCTCCGTCCGCGCCGCCGTGACCGACCACCCCGCCCCACGCTGTGATTGACGTCCGTCCCGTGATTGACGTCCGTCCCCGCCTGCGATAGGAACTCCGGACACACCATTGACAGCGTTGTCATCACTGCGGTGCAAGGAGAGACGGCCATGGAACAGAGACCGACGGCGGCGACCGTTGAGCGACGCGCTTTCCTCAAGATGCTCGGTGCCGCGGGGGTGACCGTGGGCCTGGCCGGGACGGTGTCGCTCGCCGGGGCGGCCGGGGTCGCGTACGCCGCCGAGGAGGGCCGGGTCCGCGCGCCCCACCAGCCGTACATGCACGGGTACAACGCGGCCGGGCTCAAGTCCTGGACCCCCGCGTCGGATCCGTACGCGCGGTACTTCCGCTCGCGGGTGCCGCTCGCCTCCCGCATCGCCCCCTTCGCCGCGACGCAGGCGCGCCCGGCCCTGGCCTCCGAGGCCCAGGTCATGAACATGTCCTACGACTACGACAACGCCTTCTTCACGGCCTACCGCCACAACGACCAGTACGCGCGCAGGCTGCTGAGGTTCTGGCAGTACAGCGATCTGTACAGCTCCTGGCACGGCATGCCGGTGGCGGGCTCGTCGACGACCGACCCCGAGCACGGGCTCATCAACCTCCCCAACCCCGCGTACACCGACGCCGCGCACCGCAACGGCGTCAAGTCGCTCGCGGGGTGGTTCTGGCCGCGGAACGGGTCCTTCTCCGCCTATCTGGAGCAGCGGTCCGACGGTTCGTTCCCCGTCGCCGACAAGCTCCTGGAGATGGCCGGCTACTTCGGGTTCGACGGCTACTTCATCAACCAAGAGGCGTCCATATCCAGCGCGGACGCGACGCGGCTGATGGCGTTCCTCAAGTATCTGCGGGCCAAGGCCCCGGCGGGGTTCCATCTCCAGTGGTACGACTCGCTCACCACGAGCGGTCAGCTCGCCTACCAGAACCAGTTCAACGACGCCAACGCCCCCTGGGTGCGGCACCAGGGCGCTCCCGTCAACAACAGCATCTTCATCAACTACGCCTGGAACGCCTCCCGGGTGGCCGCGTCGGTCGCCACCGCGAAGCGGCTCGGCATGAAGGTCCACGACGTGGTGTACCTCGGCACCGAGAACGAGAAGTACGGCTTCAACCCGCCCTACGACACCCGGCTCGTGTTCCCCGAGGGCGGCCGTGCGCAGACGAGTTGGGCCCTGTTCGGCACGCACATGGCCTGGGCGAACAACCCCGACCGCGGCGACCCGGACAAGCAGCAGAACACCTTCGTGCGCGAGCGGCGCTACTGGTCGGGCCCCAACGAGGATCCCACCCGCACCGGCAGGACCGAGTACGTCCCCTGGCCCGACAACGGCCGGCCCAACGACCCCGACAACCACCGCAAGTGGGACGGTGTCGCGCACTACATCGCCGAGCGGTCGGTGATCGGCTCCTTCCCCTTCGTCACCCGCTTCAACACCGGGCACGGCCGGGCGTTCTTCCTCGACGGAGTGCGCCGCTCCGACCGCGAGTGGAACAACGCCGGGGCCCAGGACCTGCTGCCCACCTGGCAGTGGTGGGTGCGCGGCGAGGGCGACGGCGCGCCCGCCACCGTCGACTACGACCCGACGACGGCGTACGACGGCGGCTCCTCCCTCCTGATCTCCGCGGCGCGCGGGTCCGCCCGCGCCACCACCGTCCGGCTCTTCAAGACGGGGCTGCGCGTCACGGGCGGCGAGAGCGCCCGCCTGGTGTTCCGCACCGAACGGCCGGGCCAGGACAGCGGTCTCGAACTGGGGCTCGTGTTCGAGGACGCCCCGGACCGCACGTCGTGGCTCGCGGCCGGTCGCACGGCCGCCTCCGGCTGGACCACGGTCACGCTGGCGCTGGACGCCTTCCGGGGCCGGACCGTCGCGGCACTGCACCTGCGCGTCTCGCCCCCGGCCGGGGACGCGTACCGCCTCAACCTCGGAGAGCTGGCCCTGCTCCCCGCAGGCTCCTCCCAGCCCCCCGCGCGGCCCACAGGCTTCACGGTCGAGAAGGCCCACCCGGACGCGGCACGCACCACCGCCGAGGCCTTCCTCGCCTGGGACTTCGCGGACTCGGGCGTCTGGTACTACGACGTGTGGCGGCTGCGCGCCGACGGCACGCCGGAGCCCCTCGGCCGCGTCTACGACGACGTCCACTACGTCAAGTCCCTGACCCGCGAGGGCACCGAGACGGCCACCACCTTGGCCTTGGTGGCCGTGTCCCCGGACGGCACACGCTCAGCACCGGCCACCGCGCGGGTGACCTGGGCCTAGCGACGACGCACGCCCGGCGCGAGGTCCCGGCGGGTGGGGGCCTCGCGCCGGGCGCGCTCGCGTGCGGCCGCGGGCGGTGATGTCACGCTCGGCCCTCCTGGATGCACTACTTGGTGTATCGGGTGCTGCGCACCGTGGAACGGCTGCACGGATGGAGACCTTGCCGTGGTGGAACTTGCTTTGAGCGGCGTGCTCGCCGCACTGGCCGGCGCGGTCGTGCGTCTGCTGCATCAATGGATCCGATGCCGCACTGTCGTACGGCTGACCCGGCTGCACCAGCAGGGCACGAGTGAACGCGCACGGCACCTCCCCGCAGGAAGCCGGATGACCGAGCGCCTGGCGGGGCGGGAGACCACCATCGAGATCGGCACACCCCACCCGGGCGGCAGCCATGGATGAACCCACGACCGTCGAGGACGCGGTGGCCAAGAGGGTTCACAAGCACGCCCCACGGCGCCCCACCGAGGGAGCGCAACTCCTGGGGCACCGGGCCGAGTTCGCACTGTTCTACTACCGGCACGCGACGGGCCTGACCCGGTTCGTGATGCGGCTGGGCGCCACCCCTCACGAGGCAGCCGACGCCGTCCACACCGCCTTCACCGAGGCCTTCCCGCGCTGGGCGGCGATCACCGCGCCGCACGCCTGGCTGCGCACCGTCTCAGCGCGCAGCTACCTTCGCCAGACGGCACGGCGGGAACGCCCCACCGCGCTGCTGCCGGATCAGCCCGGCGACTCCTCCCCGTTCGAGGCCGTCACCCTCAAAGAGGAAGAGCAGCGCGTCTACACCGCCTTGGCCGCACTGCCCCCGCGGCAGCGACACGTCATGGCCTGGCACCTCGACGGCTTCACCCATGGAGAGATCGCCGAGGCACTGGAGATCACGCCGGCGGCGGTCCGCCAGAACTACGCCCGCGCCCGAGCGGCCCTCAAGCAGTCCCTCGGCCTGGCCTCCAAGGAGCGGCGATGACCGACCACACCCCCGGCACCGAGTACACCAGCGACGACGCCCTGCTCGATGAGCTCCTCACCCGCGCCGAGGAGGGCGTACTCGCGGCGCTGTCCTCCCGCGTCGACCCGGACTCGGGATTGGCGGACATCTTCTTCCAGCACCCCCTGCGACGCGCCTCAAGGCGCACCCAACGCCGCACAGCACGGCAGGCCCCCGCGGGGCAGGCCCAGGAAACACAGCGCCCCTGACCCCGGCGCGCGCACGCGGGACCCACCTGCGTGCGCGCGGAGCCGCACGGCTCGGGTCAGGACGGGTTGAGCTTGATGGCGAAGGCGTTGAAGATGTCCCAGACGTCGACCCAGACGACCCAGGTCGGGTATCCCGTCCACCCTCCGCGGACGATTCCGTTGAGCTCCCGGGAGTCGGGGTGGTTGACGGTGATCACGGGGCCACCGCTGTCGCCGCCGCGGGCGGCCGTGGCGCCGTCCTTCTGGACTCCGACCGTCGTGATGACCCCGGCGTGGTCGAACTCCACGTTCGTCACGCGGATGCCGCAGACCACCTTGGAGTTGTAACCCAGCTGGCAGACCTCGTCGTTGACGATGTTGCTGCGGACGCCGTTGAGGTACCGCGTGTAGCCGGTCGCGTCGAGGCCGTCCCAGGTGTTGCGGTACGTCGGCACTTCGATGAAGGCGGCGTCCACCTGCGGGAGCACCCGCCAGACGTTGCCCACGTAGCGACCGCCGTTGGTGCGGACATCGGCGCCCTGGGCATAGCAGTGGCCCGCGGTCACCAGCCACTGCCGGCCGTCCCAGGTGCTGACCGCGGGGATGCCGGACGTGCAGTGCGACTCGGGGTTGCCCGCGTTGTCCAGGGCCGCGCCCGCGTAGAAGGGCGAGGAATCGTCCTGGCGGGTGTACAGCAGGGGGCCCGAGCCCCGTCGCCGGCCTTGCAGGACGTCGTAGCGCGGTGTCTCGCCGTTCGCCAGGCGGGCCGCGGACGCGGTGGCGAAGTACTCGTCCGCCTTCGCGGCGTCGCTGGCCACGACCTTGATCTCGGTGCCGTCCACCGAGTGCCCGATGCCCTGGATCTCGAAGGGAAGCCT harbors:
- a CDS encoding GNAT family N-acetyltransferase; translation: MQSTTIRRAAEQDAEPLTALVQGSRAYQGQYAPMVSGYRVTADYLARHEVFTAVDPAGHLLGFYALVLEPPELDLMFVADTAQGSGVGRLLVAHMKERAAAAGLTHVRVVSHPPAEKFYRRLGAERVGTVAPLLPKVTWERPELRFAVAAPSPLREARPPGAGVADPVPPTARQR
- a CDS encoding trypsin-like peptidase domain-containing protein, with amino-acid sequence MHGDLRRYGIPAAALSLLLLTSLAPGSASAEPPGRAPLSQADLDRMTDRQKAAVLNPLRLVGSTAQQVGREQRQDVFTGVRIAPGHRTVELFLTDPGKKDAFLAQVKRRAPKADLGLVEVKSAPSSRTELLRHINRLKSLGSRLPFEIQGIGHSVDGTEIKVVASDAAKADEYFATASAARLANGETPRYDVLQGRRRGSGPLLYTRQDDSSPFYAGAALDNAGNPESHCTSGIPAVSTWDGRQWLVTAGHCYAQGADVRTNGGRYVGNVWRVLPQVDAAFIEVPTYRNTWDGLDATGYTRYLNGVRSNIVNDEVCQLGYNSKVVCGIRVTNVEFDHAGVITTVGVQKDGATAARGGDSGGPVITVNHPDSRELNGIVRGGWTGYPTWVVWVDVWDIFNAFAIKLNPS
- a CDS encoding sel1 repeat family protein, whose product is MFARLRRVGALKRGRLDGDPSDRRLARAAGVSHGTPGAWLDGRQLPQRIDPLLAVLDEIRTEAARRGLLATRADALGADTVGELLDERRWRAAFEAERGHRNERSRLEAERQRARAALERDGLRARQAALADRPRPVRQWPAGRLGVHPAIPGRTPVPGRAPIPGPGHSSAPAADPTHAHAHAHAHAHGNSPTAAEDSGFVLPRYVPRPHDVRLRRLLAPAVTDGAPPILVVVQGPSCAGKTRTAYEALQVAVPAGFDLLFPADTDSLLATLAADALPPRTVLWLNEAQHHLTDPQGEAAAAALLRRLDGEGPLVVIATLWPEHAEALTRPASHSGDAHRHARALLSQAHWVDLSRTFASDLDAARAAAAEDASLAEAVAAGAAELTQVLAAGPDLVRHYERAAGPHGPYGSALISAAMDAHRLGGVGALPLAFLEAAAVGYLTDAERAAARPDWFGHALARARTLIKHTTSPLQDVPHPTGMGRLPGTARLADYLQHHGRHARRFHCPPDSFWRAAREHLTHPEELLRLGDAARWRARYAHAVRLYSAAADAGESYALIRLGQMREDNLDMEEAQRLYRLAVDAGNTDGLLCLAALWEDAWCWEEAEELYLRASAAGVEDALAYAGLMWDGAGEPAKAWATYERALRSGHTDVLIFMAQSRRREGAPEQAAELYRRAADAGHTDALHQLVCLWEETGQQEEADRQLRRFAEDGDTSALLNVAHMLGESGQPERAERLYLRAASAGDDRGWYLRAFMWEKAGGRAKAESSFRAAVESGDLAALLQLARSREAGGDITGAEALYRQAVDAEADSEAMLCLARLQEAAGDRERAERLYLMAADTGDVRVASAVLALARLRGAEEEAYLRFGLAADGSASDPWEWPLTPEPVPAASVRAAVTDHPAPRCD
- a CDS encoding LysR substrate-binding domain-containing protein, which produces MDVELRHLKALTAIAEAGTVTAAAARLHMTQPALSRTLAQLEARVGVRLVDRSSRQLDLTPAGATLLGHGRAILAHLDAALADTRAVDRPLRLGYTCAVLGQQTVPLLRSWRRGQPHAPLEVVRQDNSTAGLATGDTDVAVLRTVPADPRIHTEALYTEDRVAALPDDHPLAARERVRLAELTSGPALPLALWPDTGTASVDLWPPAQRPHRTVEVRNVDEWLNLIATGGAFGVGAAGTAESHSHPGVRFVPIDDAPAATVYLARPSHPTHPRTEEFLAAVREVVSA
- a CDS encoding sigma-70 family RNA polymerase sigma factor, encoding MDEPTTVEDAVAKRVHKHAPRRPTEGAQLLGHRAEFALFYYRHATGLTRFVMRLGATPHEAADAVHTAFTEAFPRWAAITAPHAWLRTVSARSYLRQTARRERPTALLPDQPGDSSPFEAVTLKEEEQRVYTALAALPPRQRHVMAWHLDGFTHGEIAEALEITPAAVRQNYARARAALKQSLGLASKERR